The DNA sequence CGGGGCACGCCGTGGTGCGCCGGATCCGGCAAATCGCGAAGCCCATCGTCGCCAGCATCAACGGGCCGGCGGCGGGCGCGGGCATGAACCTGGCGCTCGCGTGCGACCTGCGCATTGCCTCAGACCAGGCGACGTTTTCGCAGTCGTTTTCGGGCATCGGCCTGCACCCGGACTGGGGCGGCACGTTCTCACTGCCGCGCCTTGTGGGCCTGGGCAAGGCCCTCGAGATTTTCTGGCTTAACGACCCCATCAAGGCCGAGGAGGCGAAGCGGCTTGGGCTGGTGAATTTTGTGGCCGCTCACGATTCGCTCGCCGGGGCCACCGATTGGCTGGCCGGGAGGCTGGCGGCGGCCCCGCCGCTGCCCATGGCGTTGCTCAAACAGGCTCTCTACGAGCGGATTCATACCGAGATCGAGCGCGTGATGGACCACGAGCTCGAGGCGCAGATGAAGTGTTTCGCGTCGCGCGACTTTGAGGAGGGCCTGCGGGCCTTCGCCGAAAAGCGCGCGCCCAGGTTCACCGGAGAGTAGGGACGACGGCCGCCGGCGCCCGGGGGGGGGGTGGCCGGGACGGGATTCACAGGGAGGCACTCATGCTGAGGATTTCAAACTTCGACGACTGGATCGACTATTTTTACGGCTGGCAGAAGGACATCGGGCTCGACGCGCCCGAGTTCCGCGAGTACAAGTTCGAGGCGAAATACGGCCAGCTTCCGGGCAATGAAATCGAGTTCGGCGACTACAAAGGCCAACTCCGTTGGAAGAGCGTGATGCACATCCCGGACCAGCGCATTCGCGACGCCGCGCTCAACCTGATCGTCTACCAGGGCGACACCGAGTTCGCCTCCGTGGAGCAGCAGCGCAGCCTGCTGGAGAACTCCCCCTCCAGCTACGACCTGCTGTCGATCATGCGCGTGATGGCGGAGGAGATGCGTCACGGCTGGCAGATGTCGTACCTGCTGGTGGACCATTTCGGCGACGAGGGCAAGCGCGAAGCGCAGAAGCTGCTGGAGCGCCGCGCCGAGGAGGGCAAGCGGCTGCTCGGCTCGTTCAACGAGCGGGTGGACAACTGGCTCGACTTCTTCACCTACACGCAGTTCATCGATCGCGACGGGAAGTTCCAGCTGAAGATGCTGTCCACCTCGGCGTTCCACCCGCTGGCGCGCTCGATGGGCCCGATGCTGAAGGAGGAGTCGTACCACCTGGGCACCGGGAACAACGGCCTGCTCCGGATCGTCAAGGCGGGGAAGGTGCCGACCGAGATCATCCAGCGGTTCTTCAACAAGTGGGTGCCGACCGCGTTCGACCTGTTCGGGACCGACAATTCCTCTTCGGCGCAGTGGGCGTACGAGTGGGGGCTGAAGGGCCGGTTCGACGAGCGCGAGAACGAGGCCGAGGCGAACAAGGCGCACCTGAACGAGGCCTCCCGCGGCCTGTATCGCGACGAGATCTGCCGCCTGGTGGACCGGCTGAACCAGCTGATCCCGGATCGCGAGCGGTGGCTCAAGGTGCCCGCGCTGCCGTTCAACCGGCGCATCGGCCAGTGGGCGCAGCAGCCCTTCAGCGTCGAGGGCGAGCCGATGGCCGCGGAGCGCTACCCGGCGTACCTGGCGACGGTGGTGCCGACGCTGGAGGATCGCGCACGCCTCGCCGACATCTTCAAGGAGCCCGACTGGATCGCCCCCAAGCGGGGTGATAGTATGGACGCGTGAGCCGTCCGCTCATCATCGCGCACCGCGGCGCCTCGGGGTACCAGGTCGAGAATTCGCTGGCCGCCTTCCGCGCCGCCGGAGAGCTCGGCGCCGACGCCGTCGAGCTGGACATCCACTCCACGGCGGACGGCGCCCTCGTCGTGCATCACGCCGAGACGATCGGGGACCACCACATCGCGCACCTCGCGCTGGACGACGTCCGCGCGCATCCCCTCGCCAACGGCGAGGGGATCCCCACCCTGCGCGAGGCCCTCGAGGTCATCCTGCCGAGGATGATCGCCTACGTGGAGATCAAGTACGTGGCCAAGGCGGCGGACGAGCGGCTGTTCGACGTGATCGAGCACTCGGGCGCCCCGAATCGCATCGCCCTGCACTCCTTCGACCACCGGATCATCCGTCGGATGGGCGAAAAGCGTCCGTTCATCCGCCGCGGCGTCCTCTCGGCGTCCTATCCGGTCTACCCGGTCCGCAGCCTCGAGGATGCCGACGCGAGCATCCTGTGGCAGCACCACCAGCACGTGGACGACGCCCTGGTGGCCAGCGTGCACGGCGCGGGCAAGACCGTGTACGTCTGGACGGTCAACGATCCCGCGGAGGTCCGCCGGTTCCTCGCCCTCGGCGTGGACGGGATCTGCACCGACTTCCCCGACGTGGCACGAGCGGCTTTCGCCTCCGTGCCCGCGTGAGCGGCGGGGCTACCGAGGTCCGCACGGTGGCCGTGGTCGGCGCCGGCACGATGGGCCGCGGCATCGCCCAGGTGGCGGCGCAGGCCGGCTACGCCGTGCGCCTGGCCGACGCCGTGCCGAGCGCGGCCGCCGTCGGCGTGGACCGGATCCGCGCGAACCTCGAGGGCGGCGTGGCGCGCGGCAAGCTGACCGCCGCCGCGCGCGACCAGGCACTGGCGCGGATCACCGTGGCCGCGCAGGTCGGGGACGCCGTCCGCGGGGCGGACCTGGTCATCGAGGCGGTCCCCGAGGACCTGGAGCTCAAGCGCGAGCTGTTCGCCCGTTTCGCGGCCGAAGCGCCGGCGGCGGTGCTCGCCACCAACACGTCCTCGCTTCCGGTCGCGGCCATCGCCGCCGCCACCCCGGCGCCCGAGCGCGTGCTCGGGATGCACTTCTTCAATCCCGTCCACCTGATGAAGCTCGTCGAGGTGGTGACCCACGACGCCACCGGAGCGGCCACCCGCGACCTGGCGCTCGCGGCGGCGCGCCGGATGGGCAAGGAGCCCATCGTGGTGCGTGATGCCCCCGGGTTCGCGTCGAGCCGGCTCGGCGTCGCGCTGGGCCTCGAGGCGATCCGGATGGTGGAGGACGGGGTCGCGAGCCCGGAGGACATCGATCGCGCGATGACCCTCGGCTACAACCACCCCGTGGGTCCGCTGCGGCTCACCGACCTGGTGGGGCTGGACGTCCGCCTCGCCATCGCGCGCCACCTGGAGCGCACGCTCGGCGCGCGCTATGCACCCCCCGCCCTGCTCGTGCGCATGGTCGCCGAGGGCAAGCTCGGCCGGAAGTCGGGCCAGGGCTTCTACCGCTGGACGGACGGAGCGGCGCCGTGAGGGCGCGGCCGGCGTGGGCGTGACCGGCGCCGGCCTGCCGGCGCGCTCCCACGGCGTCACCGACGTGCACGTGCACATCCAGCCGTGGCGCCAGCTGAAGCCCGAGGTGATGGCGGCGATGCGGCGCGGCAAGGAAGACCACTGGGAATTCCTGCTCGCGCTGATGGACGACCCCAGGGCGCTGCTCGAGGTCATGGACCGGGCCGGCGTGTGGCGGGTCGGGCTGGTGAACTATCCGAGCCCGGACCTGATGGGATTCACCGACGAGACCAACGCGTTCGCCGCGCGGTACGCGCAGGCGTCGCCCGAGCGGCTGCTCCCTTACGGCGGCGTGCACCCGCGCTTCGCCGGCGACATCAGGGGCCACGTGGACGAGCTGGTGGACCTGGGCATCCGGTGCGTCAAGATCCATCCACCGCACCAGCTGTTCCCGGCCAACGCCCATACCCAGGGCATGCAGACCCTCGGCGCCCTGTACCAGCGCTGCGAGGACCGCGGCCTGCCGGTGATGATCCACACCGGGACCAGCGTGTTTCCCGGCGCGCGCTGCAAGTACGGCCACCCGATGGAGCTGGACGACGTGGCCGTGGACTTCCCCGACCTCACCATCCTGATGGCCCACGGCGGGCGGCCGCTGTGGATGGACGAGGCGTTCTTCATCCTCCGCCGGCACAAGAACGTGCACCTGGACGTGTCCGGGATCCCGCCACTCAGGCTGCTGGAGTACTTCCCGCGGCTGGAGGAAGTCGCGGATCGCGTGCTGTGGGGCACGGACTGGCCGAGCCCGGGCGTGCACGACCTCAGGCGCAACCTGGATCAGTTCATGAGCCTGGACCTGCCCCGGCAGGTCCAGGACCGGATCACCCGGGACAACGCGCTGAAGGTATTTCCGGCCGGCTAGGGCACGCCGCCGGACGCGGGCGGCTCCCCGGGTGCCGCCGCGGCGTCGGTGGCCGCTGGCCCGGCCGGGGGTGAAGCGCTCGCCGCCCCGCCGGCCGGCTGCGGCCTCAGCTGGGCGATCTGGGCCTCGATCCGTGCCGCCGCCGCCTCGGCCTCCGCGATGCGCTGGGTGAGCGCTTCCACGTCGGTCTGCGGCGCCTGCGTGCCCTTGGCCTGCCGGTAGGTCAGGTAGCCCAGCTCGCGCGCCGCCGCATCCATGCGGCGGCGGGCCTTCATCAGCTCCACCCGCAGCTTCCCTTCGTCGAGCGCCTGATTGGCCTTCTTGCCGAGCGTTTCGAGCCCGGCGGCGAGGCGGTCGATGAGCTTCATGGCCGTGTCCTCCCGTCGCTGTCCCTACGGGTCGGTCCGCGCGCCGGTTGCACCGGGTCCAGAACGACGCCTTCCCAGACCCGCAGGTCGTCGACCATGGCATAGGTGCCCACCGAGCGGCCCGCGATCACCAGCGTCCACGACGACCTTCCGGCGAGGTTGGCTCGCGCGGGCGGCATGACCTCGATCCCGTCCGCGAACCAGCGCACCTCGCCGCGCGGGTAGATCACCAGGCGGTAGCGGTGCCAGGTGCCGTCCGCGAGGCGCCGGGGAAGCGCCACGAGCTTGGGGTTCGGCCGGATGTCGGAGACCACCGCCATCATCTGGCGGCGCGCGTCGTTCGGGTTCGGCGCCTCGAGCGAGACGGCGGCGACGTTCGAAGCCGGCTCGGGCCCGAAGCCCGCGTGGAAGGAATCGGCCGGTGCGGAGTACAGGCCGACCTTCACCGACTGCCACAGCGGTCGCGTGACCGGAATCGCGGCCCAGTACTCGACGGTGAGGCCCCGATCCAGCTTCAGCAAGGTCCGGAACGCGATGCCGCTGGTGTGGGAGTACGTCCCGTTGTTGTGGAACCCGGCGGATCCATCGCGGCCGGCCCGCGGCAGCACCTCCGGCGGGGGCTGGCCGTAGAGGCGCCAGCGCGCCGGGTCGAGTCCCCGCTCGAAATCCTCGCCCAGGAGCAGGCGCACCGACGACGAGTCCACCCGCACGTACGAGGTGTCGTCCACGCGCTCCAGTCCGTAGCCCGCCACCACCGCCGCGCGCCCCGGCCGGTCGGCCACCACTTCGCCGTCCTCGTCCACCCGCACGACCGACGAGTCGGTCGAGAACCAGCGGACGACCTGGGGGCCGAGCCGTTCTCCGTTCGGCCCGAGCCCCACCGCGCTCAGCGTGCCGGTCGAGCCGACGGCCAGGCGGAGCGACTCGGGCCGGACCTCCAGCTTGTGCAGCGGCGGGACGCCGGAGGACGACGTCCAGCCGACGAGCCGCGGCGGCGACGGGAAGGCCGCCACCAGGCGGGGCTCCATCAGCCCCTCCCGGTCCACGACGTACACGCCCGGCCGGCGGCCGCCGAGGGACACGGCGATGAAGCGGCCGTCCGCGGACCAGATCGGGCCGCTCTCCACGGGACCCGGGAAGGTGACGTGGGTCGGCCAGCTCTGCGGCTCCGCCTCGCCGATCAGCAGCTCCTGCGTCTCCTCGAGCAGGCAGGCGAGGCGCTGCCCGTCCGGCGACCAGGTCATCTTGGTCGAGCGGTCGCACCAGTCCACGACGGCGAGGACGGCCCCGTCGAGGCCGATGACGGCCGCCTCGAGCCGGTGCTCGCGGGCCCTGAGCAGCGCGATCCGGTCGCCGAGCGGCGTCGCCCACGCCCCCTCGTAGGTGGTCGAATCGCGGGCAATCGTGCGGATCACGCGCCCGAGCGTATCGACCAGCACCAGCTCGTGCGCGTACCCGCCCGCCCGCGTGATCCGGCCGCGCAGCACGATCAGCGCCGACCCGTCGGGAAGCCAGCCGATGGGAGCCGCGTCGCCCGCGAAGCGCACCAGCGTGGTGGTGACCCCGCGGTCGATGTCGCGCAGACATACGGCCGTGGGATCCACGTTGGGGAGGGCGCACGCGACGGCCGCGATCCTCTGGCCCGGCCGCACCGTGTTCGGGTACAGGCCGCGGCGCGTCGGCGGGGGGAGCGAGGCGAGGCTGGCCGGCCGACCGATGAAGCTCGCGTCGACGGCCAGGGCGCGCACGGAGTCCGGACGTCCGGGCATGCCCCACCCGATCGCGATGTTGGCGCCACCCAGGGGCAGCGTCGCCTCCCGCGACCGGATGGCCGGAGCGACGACGATGGCGCCGAGCACGACCAGCAGGGCCGCCGCCGCGATCGCGCCGGCGACGGCGAAGCGGCGCCGCCTGGCCGTGCCGTTCCGCTCGGCGAGCCAGCGCGCGGCGGTCCACGGGCCGTCGAGCACGGGTCGCAACGCCGCCCGCAGGTCCGCGCGCATCGCCTCCGGCGCGGCCGCGATGGCCCGCCGCAGCGTTTCGCGCCCCGCTACGCGCCCCGACGACCGCTCGGCCTCGCTCGCCGCGCGGGCGGCCCACGACGCGCCCCGGCCCGCGTCGCCGGCGGCCACGGCGTGCATCGCCGCCACCATCCAGTCCGCCGACGCCCCGCGTGCCGCCTGGGCGGCCGCGAGGCTGGCGGCGCGGGCGTGCAGCCGGTTCACCAGCTCGGCCGGCGCCAGCTCCAGGGCGGCGCCGCCGATTTCCTCGTGCGCCACCGAGCGCAGGTCGGCTCGCCGGGTGACCAGGTGCCGGCGCTCGAGCACCAGCAGGGACTCCTCCGCCTGCCCCGGCTCGAGGCCCCCCACCTCGGCCAGAGTCTCGACCGACGCCTCGCGTCCCCATACGGCCAGCGCGGTGAGCCCGTGCAGGAGCTGCGGCCCCAGCTTCCGCAGCCGGCTGCGCAGGATGTCGATGCCGGAGGCCGGCAGCGGCAGATCTTCGTCCTGCGGGCTGGTCGGGTCGAGCCGCACCCAGCGACCGTCCTGCACGACCAGATAGCCGGTGTCGTGCAGCTCCTTCAGGATCTCGAGCACGTACAGGGGAATCCCGCCGGCGTGCTCCACCAGCTGCTCGGGCAGGCAGCAGCCGGCGACCTCGGGCGTCAGCTCGGCGATGCTGCCCAGGAGGTCCGTGACGTCGCCCTCGTCGAGCGAGTCGAGCCCCACCTCCTCGACGGCGGCGGATGCGGCGAGCGTGCGCAGCGCGCGGGTGGTGTCGGGGCTCGAGCCGTGATCGCGGGAGGTGAGGACGAGGAGCAGCGGATGCGTGAGCGCGTGGCGGGCGAGCCGGTGCGCGAACTCGACCGTGGCGGGCGCCGCCCAGTGCAGGTCCTCCACCACGATCGCGAGCGGCGCCTCCAGGGCGATCGCGCCGAAGGCGTCCAGCAGGGCGGACGCCACGGCCTGTGGCAGGATGGGCAGGTGGCGCGGCTCGACGGCCGCGCGGAAGCGCAGTGCGACCTCGGGTACGAGCGCGGCGAGCACCGCCAGGTTCGCGGCGGACGCGCCGCCCAGGCCCGGTGCGCCGTGCGCCTGGCCGAGGATCTCGAGGAACGGAGCCAGCGGCTCCGACTGCTCCAGCGCGTAGCACGAGGCCTGCAGCACGAGGGAGCGATCCTGGCGGAACCGCCGCGCGAGCTCGCGCGCCAGCCGCGTCTTGCCGATGCCGGCCTCGCCGGTCAGGAGCACGGCGCCGCCACGCCCCTCGACCGCCGACCTCCATCGCTCCACCACCGAGTGGAATTGCGTGGCGCGGCCGACCATCTCCGGATTGCGCGGGAAGCCGTCGGGGATCCGCCGCTCCGGCGACGCCGCAGGCGTCAGCGCGCGGGCGACGGCGTACTCGACCTCGTCCGACGGAGCGCCGCCGCGCGTCTCCGCCATCAGGGCGCGGGTTTCCCCGGCGCGGGCGTGGGCGCCGAGCGTGTCGCCGGACAGGGCCAGGAGCTCGACCAGCCGCAGCCGCGCGTCCAGCGAGCCCGGGTCCGCGGCGAGCAGCTGCTCGGCGAAGCGTGCCGCCGCGGCCCAGTTTCCCGCGTCGGACTCGCGGGCGATGAGCGTGCGGAGCACCTGGCGGCGCTCCGCCGCGAGGACGGCCCGGATCCCTTCCGCCCACTGCTCGAACTCGCGGGCCCCCGCCAGGGCCACGTTGGCCAGGAAGTCCTGCTCGTACACCGCCAGCGCGCCCGCGAAATCCCCGGCGCTGGCGCGCTCCCGGAACACGTCGGCGTCGGACTGCATGTCTTCGCGCTTGAGCGTGAGAACGTCGTCGCCCTGCAGCAGCTCGTGGTCGGTGGCGTGGCGGATCTGGTAGACCACCTGGCGCAGTGCCCGGCGCCCGTCGCCCTGCGCCGGCCCGCCCCACAGCAGGCCCACCAGCTCGTCGCGGGTAGCTCGCGCCTGTGGCCTGGAGCCGAGATAGGCGAGCACGGCGAGCTGCTTGGAGAAACGGATGCACTCCGCCCCGTCGGCGGCGCGGGACAGCCGAGGCACAGGCGCGAGTGTCGTCAACAGGTACTTCGCCACGCGGCCTCTCAGCCCTGCGGATGCGGGCGCGGCTCGGTCAGGAAAACCAGGCCGGATCTCCTGATCCGAGCCCCGCAACTATGGTTCCATTCGGGTCGGCGCGCTCGTGGCGCTGTCGCCGGCCTCGAGCCGAATGCGGAAACCGCACCCGATCTCGGCCGCACGCCACCGAGGCGAACCTGTCCCGCCGGGCCTGCCAGGTACGATATGGCCTGGTGGAGCCACGGCAAGCGGCCAGACTCCCGCCGTCCCGCATTCCGGGGTCCGGAAAGCAAGACGGCCCCCGATCGCTCGGGAGCCTTATGTCGCCGCCTGCCGGGTCCGGACGCCGCGTGGCCCGCGCCTG is a window from the Gemmatimonadales bacterium genome containing:
- a CDS encoding enoyl-CoA hydratase-related protein, with the translated sequence MPEDAVLVRRTGAVATLVLNRPEKLNAIDESIRSGLAAALEAVDRDGDIRVAVITGAGRGFCAGGDIQKMIELKQGYHSATFRDYLEAGHAVVRRIRQIAKPIVASINGPAAGAGMNLALACDLRIASDQATFSQSFSGIGLHPDWGGTFSLPRLVGLGKALEIFWLNDPIKAEEAKRLGLVNFVAAHDSLAGATDWLAGRLAAAPPLPMALLKQALYERIHTEIERVMDHELEAQMKCFASRDFEEGLRAFAEKRAPRFTGE
- a CDS encoding Phenylacetic acid catabolic protein, whose protein sequence is MLRISNFDDWIDYFYGWQKDIGLDAPEFREYKFEAKYGQLPGNEIEFGDYKGQLRWKSVMHIPDQRIRDAALNLIVYQGDTEFASVEQQRSLLENSPSSYDLLSIMRVMAEEMRHGWQMSYLLVDHFGDEGKREAQKLLERRAEEGKRLLGSFNERVDNWLDFFTYTQFIDRDGKFQLKMLSTSAFHPLARSMGPMLKEESYHLGTGNNGLLRIVKAGKVPTEIIQRFFNKWVPTAFDLFGTDNSSSAQWAYEWGLKGRFDERENEAEANKAHLNEASRGLYRDEICRLVDRLNQLIPDRERWLKVPALPFNRRIGQWAQQPFSVEGEPMAAERYPAYLATVVPTLEDRARLADIFKEPDWIAPKRGDSMDA
- a CDS encoding glycerophosphodiester phosphodiesterase, coding for MSRPLIIAHRGASGYQVENSLAAFRAAGELGADAVELDIHSTADGALVVHHAETIGDHHIAHLALDDVRAHPLANGEGIPTLREALEVILPRMIAYVEIKYVAKAADERLFDVIEHSGAPNRIALHSFDHRIIRRMGEKRPFIRRGVLSASYPVYPVRSLEDADASILWQHHQHVDDALVASVHGAGKTVYVWTVNDPAEVRRFLALGVDGICTDFPDVARAAFASVPA
- a CDS encoding 3-hydroxyacyl-CoA dehydrogenase family protein, which gives rise to MSGGATEVRTVAVVGAGTMGRGIAQVAAQAGYAVRLADAVPSAAAVGVDRIRANLEGGVARGKLTAAARDQALARITVAAQVGDAVRGADLVIEAVPEDLELKRELFARFAAEAPAAVLATNTSSLPVAAIAAATPAPERVLGMHFFNPVHLMKLVEVVTHDATGAATRDLALAAARRMGKEPIVVRDAPGFASSRLGVALGLEAIRMVEDGVASPEDIDRAMTLGYNHPVGPLRLTDLVGLDVRLAIARHLERTLGARYAPPALLVRMVAEGKLGRKSGQGFYRWTDGAAP
- a CDS encoding amidohydrolase family protein produces the protein MTGAGLPARSHGVTDVHVHIQPWRQLKPEVMAAMRRGKEDHWEFLLALMDDPRALLEVMDRAGVWRVGLVNYPSPDLMGFTDETNAFAARYAQASPERLLPYGGVHPRFAGDIRGHVDELVDLGIRCVKIHPPHQLFPANAHTQGMQTLGALYQRCEDRGLPVMIHTGTSVFPGARCKYGHPMELDDVAVDFPDLTILMAHGGRPLWMDEAFFILRRHKNVHLDVSGIPPLRLLEYFPRLEEVADRVLWGTDWPSPGVHDLRRNLDQFMSLDLPRQVQDRITRDNALKVFPAG
- a CDS encoding AAA family ATPase, which codes for MAKYLLTTLAPVPRLSRAADGAECIRFSKQLAVLAYLGSRPQARATRDELVGLLWGGPAQGDGRRALRQVVYQIRHATDHELLQGDDVLTLKREDMQSDADVFRERASAGDFAGALAVYEQDFLANVALAGAREFEQWAEGIRAVLAAERRQVLRTLIARESDAGNWAAAARFAEQLLAADPGSLDARLRLVELLALSGDTLGAHARAGETRALMAETRGGAPSDEVEYAVARALTPAASPERRIPDGFPRNPEMVGRATQFHSVVERWRSAVEGRGGAVLLTGEAGIGKTRLARELARRFRQDRSLVLQASCYALEQSEPLAPFLEILGQAHGAPGLGGASAANLAVLAALVPEVALRFRAAVEPRHLPILPQAVASALLDAFGAIALEAPLAIVVEDLHWAAPATVEFAHRLARHALTHPLLLVLTSRDHGSSPDTTRALRTLAASAAVEEVGLDSLDEGDVTDLLGSIAELTPEVAGCCLPEQLVEHAGGIPLYVLEILKELHDTGYLVVQDGRWVRLDPTSPQDEDLPLPASGIDILRSRLRKLGPQLLHGLTALAVWGREASVETLAEVGGLEPGQAEESLLVLERRHLVTRRADLRSVAHEEIGGAALELAPAELVNRLHARAASLAAAQAARGASADWMVAAMHAVAAGDAGRGASWAARAASEAERSSGRVAGRETLRRAIAAAPEAMRADLRAALRPVLDGPWTAARWLAERNGTARRRRFAVAGAIAAAALLVVLGAIVVAPAIRSREATLPLGGANIAIGWGMPGRPDSVRALAVDASFIGRPASLASLPPPTRRGLYPNTVRPGQRIAAVACALPNVDPTAVCLRDIDRGVTTTLVRFAGDAAPIGWLPDGSALIVLRGRITRAGGYAHELVLVDTLGRVIRTIARDSTTYEGAWATPLGDRIALLRAREHRLEAAVIGLDGAVLAVVDWCDRSTKMTWSPDGQRLACLLEETQELLIGEAEPQSWPTHVTFPGPVESGPIWSADGRFIAVSLGGRRPGVYVVDREGLMEPRLVAAFPSPPRLVGWTSSSGVPPLHKLEVRPESLRLAVGSTGTLSAVGLGPNGERLGPQVVRWFSTDSSVVRVDEDGEVVADRPGRAAVVAGYGLERVDDTSYVRVDSSSVRLLLGEDFERGLDPARWRLYGQPPPEVLPRAGRDGSAGFHNNGTYSHTSGIAFRTLLKLDRGLTVEYWAAIPVTRPLWQSVKVGLYSAPADSFHAGFGPEPASNVAAVSLEAPNPNDARRQMMAVVSDIRPNPKLVALPRRLADGTWHRYRLVIYPRGEVRWFADGIEVMPPARANLAGRSSWTLVIAGRSVGTYAMVDDLRVWEGVVLDPVQPARGPTRRDSDGRTRP